A single region of the Winslowiella toletana genome encodes:
- the osmY gene encoding osmoprotectant ABC transporter permease OsmY encodes MQNLALIKRAALAVLFIIVVLGLLVYGLGFETIKSRQVDLIYLGKQHMYLVFWSMLFALGVGIPSGIILSRPFARRWAEYVMQIFNVGNTLPPLAVLALAMVIIGIGDRPAIVALFLASLLPIVRNTYAGLCAVQPSLLEAANGIGMTKMQRLRQVELPAAWPVMLSGIRIATAINVGTAPLAFLIGASSYGELIFPGIYLNDFPTLILGAAATALFALILDMLLAGLGRLLSPHTAV; translated from the coding sequence ATGCAAAACTTAGCGCTGATTAAGCGTGCAGCCCTTGCGGTGCTGTTCATTATTGTGGTGCTCGGGTTACTGGTTTATGGCCTGGGCTTCGAGACCATCAAGTCACGCCAGGTGGATTTGATCTATCTCGGTAAGCAACATATGTATCTGGTGTTCTGGTCGATGCTGTTCGCGCTTGGCGTCGGTATTCCCAGCGGCATCATTCTTAGCCGTCCGTTCGCCCGTCGCTGGGCGGAGTACGTGATGCAAATCTTTAACGTCGGTAACACCCTGCCGCCATTGGCGGTACTGGCGCTGGCAATGGTGATTATCGGTATCGGCGACCGTCCGGCAATTGTCGCGCTGTTTCTCGCCTCTTTGCTGCCGATTGTGCGTAACACCTATGCCGGCCTGTGTGCCGTGCAACCGTCACTGCTGGAGGCGGCAAACGGCATTGGCATGACCAAAATGCAGCGTTTGCGCCAGGTCGAGCTGCCTGCCGCGTGGCCGGTGATGCTGTCCGGCATCCGTATCGCCACCGCAATCAACGTCGGTACCGCTCCGCTGGCATTCCTGATTGGTGCCAGCAGCTACGGCGAGCTGATTTTCCCCGGTATCTATCTGAATGATTTCCCGACGCTGATTTTAGGTGCCGCGGCAACGGCGTTGTTCGCGCTGATTCTGGATATGTTACTGGCCGGTTTGGGACGTTTATTAAGCCCACATACCGCGGTTTAA